The stretch of DNA TTCCAATAATTTAAAAAAGAAGTTCTCACTCTTTAGTGATACTGGCTACAAGTATGGTCCCGCCAGTGATTTGAAATAGTCAAAAACCAATCCTGTCGGTGAATGTGATATGATTAGAACCATAAAATGATGGAAATGAGGGACGACGGTGAGTCAGATTATTGACGTTGCACATTTAAATTATCGTTACCCGCAACAGTCGGCGGATGACTTAACGTTAAAAGATATATCGTTTTCAGTCGCGGATGGCGAATGGGTCGCTATTGTCGGCCATAACGGTTCCGGTAAATCGACATTAGCTAAAAACTTAAATGGGTTACTTGCCCCCGTTTCCGGTACCGTGACGGTCGATGGCCAAGTCCTATCAGAAACGACCGTTTGGGACATTCGGAAGAAAATTGGGATGGTCTTTCAAAATCCTGACAACCAATTTGTGGGCGCAACGGTCGAAGATGACGTGGCGTTCAGCTTAGAAAACCAAGGCATTCCGCGCGATGAAATGCTTGAACGGGTTCATGCCGCACTTAAACAGGTCGACATGGCTGATTTTGCGACTCGTGAACCCGCCCGGTTATCCGGTGGTCAGAAGCAACGTGTGGCTTTGGCGGGGATGATTGCGGCGCAACCGCGCATCTTGATCTTAGATGAAGCGACTTCAATGCTTGATCCGCGTGGCCGCTACGAAGTGTTACAAACGATTCAACAAATGAAAGCTAATTCAGATTTAACGGTTTTATCAATTACCCATGATATTGATGAAGCAGCCAACGCCAATCGTGTCTTGGTGGTCAACGATGGTCGTTTGGTCGAAGAAGGCACGCCGGCAGAGATTTTTCAACACGGTGCCGCGCTCATTAAAATGGGGCTGGACATGCCCTATGCCGAACGGCTAAAAGCCGCCTTGAAGCGTCAAGGGGTCCAGGTACCAGCGACATATTTAACGGAGAAAGGGATGGCAGACTGGTTATGGCAATTGATTTCAAACAAGTAGATTTTACTTACCAACCGGGCACGCCTTTCGCTACCAAGGCCTTAACTGATATTAATGTCACGATTCCAGATGGGTCTTATACGGCGCTAATTGGTCATACTGGGAGTGGCAAGTCGACATTATTACAACATCTTGATGCGTTGCTCAAGCCAACGAGTGGAACGGTCACGATTGGCGAGCGGGTGATTACGCCAACCACGAGCAATAAAGATTTAAAATCGCTACGACAACATGTGGGCATTGTTTTCCAATTTCCGGAAAACCAACTTTTTGAAGAAACGGTTGCCAAAGACATCGCGTTTGGCCCCCAGAATTTTGGTGTCAGTGAAGCGGATGCCTTAAAAACGGCAGCTAAAATGTTAGCGCTAGTTGGCCTAGACGCATCCTTATTAGAACGTTCACCATTTGACCTATCAGGTGGTCAGATGCGACGGGTGGCAATTGCGGGTGTTCTAGCCATGCAACCTAAAGTGCTCGTGCTAGACGAACCGACAGCTGGCCTAGATCCACAAGGGCGACTTGATATGATGGAAATGTTTGCACGTCTAAGGCATGAACAGCATCTCACGGTTGTTTTAGTGACACACCAAATGGATGACGTGGCTAATTATGCGGATCATGTGATCGTGATGGATCAAGGCCGCGTGGTCAAGACTGGGACGCCACAAGCAATTTTTAAAGATCCTCAGTGGCTCGTTGAGCATCAGTTAGGATTACCCAAAACAACCGCGTTTGCACAACAATTGATGGCTAAGGGCATGCAGTTTGATCCGGTGCCTTTGACAGAAGATCAACTTGCGGCGGCTTTAGTGCAGCAATTACCAGCGAGTGCGTTTGGGGGTGCGACGACCCATGATGAATAAATTGATTTTTGGCCGTTACATTCCTGGCAATTCAGTCATCCACCATATGGATCCACGAGCCAAGTTATTATTGAGTTTTTATTTTATCGGTATTATTTTTATTGCCAATAATTGGCCGACTTATGTGGTCTTATTCGCTTTTACGTTATTAGCCATTAAATTATCTGGCGTTAAGTGGTCATTTTTCATCAATGGTGTTAAACCGTTGATTTGGCTGATCTTATTCACGGTTATTTTGCAGGTGCTTTTTAGTGCCAGTGGTGGTCATGTTTACTT from Lactiplantibacillus brownii encodes:
- a CDS encoding energy-coupling factor ABC transporter ATP-binding protein, producing the protein MSQIIDVAHLNYRYPQQSADDLTLKDISFSVADGEWVAIVGHNGSGKSTLAKNLNGLLAPVSGTVTVDGQVLSETTVWDIRKKIGMVFQNPDNQFVGATVEDDVAFSLENQGIPRDEMLERVHAALKQVDMADFATREPARLSGGQKQRVALAGMIAAQPRILILDEATSMLDPRGRYEVLQTIQQMKANSDLTVLSITHDIDEAANANRVLVVNDGRLVEEGTPAEIFQHGAALIKMGLDMPYAERLKAALKRQGVQVPATYLTEKGMADWLWQLISNK
- a CDS encoding energy-coupling factor ABC transporter ATP-binding protein, which encodes MAIDFKQVDFTYQPGTPFATKALTDINVTIPDGSYTALIGHTGSGKSTLLQHLDALLKPTSGTVTIGERVITPTTSNKDLKSLRQHVGIVFQFPENQLFEETVAKDIAFGPQNFGVSEADALKTAAKMLALVGLDASLLERSPFDLSGGQMRRVAIAGVLAMQPKVLVLDEPTAGLDPQGRLDMMEMFARLRHEQHLTVVLVTHQMDDVANYADHVIVMDQGRVVKTGTPQAIFKDPQWLVEHQLGLPKTTAFAQQLMAKGMQFDPVPLTEDQLAAALVQQLPASAFGGATTHDE